From one bacterium genomic stretch:
- the rpmG gene encoding 50S ribosomal protein L33, translated as MPRDLVILACNECKMRNYTTKKNKRLHPDRVEHKKFCPRCNTHTKHKETR; from the coding sequence ATGCCCAGGGATCTGGTGATCCTCGCTTGCAACGAGTGCAAGATGAGGAACTACACGACCAAGAAGAACAAGCGTCTGCATCCCGACAGGGTGGAACACAAGAAATTCTGCCCCAGGTGCAATACGCACACGAAGCATAAGGAAACGCGTTAA